Proteins from one Pelorhabdus rhamnosifermentans genomic window:
- a CDS encoding pyruvate carboxylase subunit B, which produces MHEYNKLKIVETVLRDGQQSLAATRMRTSDMVPMLEQLDNAGFYALEAWGGATFDSCLRFLGEDPWERLRTLKSYLKKTPIQMLLRGQNILGYQHYADDVVTEFVNRAVDNGVRIIRIFDALNDVRNLEVSMQAAKKAGAHVQGAVVYTISPYHTDETFLKVAQELVELGADSICIKDMSGLLAPYAAYNLVKMFKTELAVPINLHTHYTSGMASMTYLKAIEAGVDIIDCALSPFALGTSQPATEAFIAALEGAERDTGIHKEKLYPITDHFRNVKKELIESFKLNTAIDIDTKVLSFQIPGGMLSNLLNQMKEQGMADKYPELIEEMPKIRAELGYPPLVTPTSQIVGSMAAFNVMLGRYKIVPEEIKDIVRGKYGRTPVEIDPEFRKMIIGDESIITYRPADDIEPQLGKFRQELAQAGYPNANMEDVLSYALFPEVALTFFKNKS; this is translated from the coding sequence ATGCATGAATATAATAAGCTTAAAATCGTTGAAACGGTTTTAAGGGATGGGCAGCAGTCGTTGGCCGCTACCCGCATGCGAACATCAGATATGGTTCCCATGTTGGAACAGCTTGATAATGCGGGATTTTATGCCCTTGAAGCCTGGGGTGGAGCAACTTTTGACAGTTGCCTACGATTTTTGGGGGAAGATCCATGGGAACGCTTGCGCACGCTAAAAAGCTACCTAAAAAAGACCCCGATCCAAATGTTGTTGCGGGGACAAAATATTTTGGGTTACCAGCATTATGCGGACGACGTAGTCACTGAATTTGTTAACAGGGCTGTTGATAACGGCGTAAGGATCATTCGAATTTTTGATGCTTTAAATGATGTACGCAATCTGGAAGTATCCATGCAGGCGGCCAAAAAGGCTGGTGCCCATGTTCAAGGTGCTGTGGTATATACTATCAGTCCGTATCACACGGATGAAACCTTCCTGAAGGTTGCCCAAGAATTGGTGGAGCTAGGCGCGGATTCAATTTGTATCAAGGATATGTCCGGTTTGTTAGCACCTTATGCAGCTTATAATCTTGTAAAAATGTTCAAGACAGAACTTGCCGTTCCAATCAATTTGCATACCCATTATACCAGCGGAATGGCTTCGATGACTTATCTCAAAGCCATTGAGGCCGGGGTGGATATTATCGACTGTGCTCTATCTCCTTTTGCTCTGGGGACTTCCCAGCCAGCTACCGAGGCATTCATTGCAGCTTTAGAAGGAGCTGAGCGGGATACTGGTATTCATAAGGAGAAGTTATACCCTATTACGGATCACTTTCGGAATGTGAAAAAAGAACTGATTGAATCATTTAAGTTAAATACAGCCATTGATATTGATACGAAAGTATTATCATTCCAAATTCCCGGCGGCATGCTATCTAATTTGCTGAATCAAATGAAAGAGCAAGGCATGGCTGATAAGTATCCGGAATTAATTGAAGAGATGCCCAAAATACGGGCCGAGCTCGGCTATCCGCCGCTGGTTACTCCCACCAGCCAGATAGTCGGCTCCATGGCTGCTTTTAATGTAATGCTGGGACGGTATAAAATAGTGCCAGAAGAAATAAAAGATATTGTTCGCGGCAAGTATGGACGTACTCCAGTGGAGATTGATCCGGAGTTTAGAAAAATGATTATCGGTGACGAGTCGATAATTACCTATCGTCCGGCGGATGACATTGAGCCGCAGCTGGGTAAATTTCGTCAGGAACTTGCCCAGGCAGGCTATCCTAACGCTAATATGGAAGACGTATTGTCTTATGCTCTCTTTCCAGAAGTTGCGTTAACTTTCTTTAAGAATAAGAGTTAA
- a CDS encoding multidrug effflux MFS transporter codes for MTVKNKKRRVWLTIFLGLLAALAPLSTDMYLPALPLMPNEFGVAASMVQLTLTATMAGMAIGQIFAGPISDMNGRRGPLFVGLLVFALSTLICVFATSIWVFLAFRFIQGFAGAVGIVIARAIARDVCEGPELTKFFSMLMLVNGLAPILAPIVGGQILLVASWRGIFAFLVCIGLVLTAASFIFKETLPTEKRIADINSSFKSFGRLLSDRYFLGHCLMQCFAFGAFFAYISGSSFVFQNIYGVSAQVYSGIFGGIGVAIMFGGALSGRLAGRVSDATMLWWSLVQAFMGSILLMGCFWCKAPLSIVLIALIFTIPTISVMGAASFSLAMRAHGKNAGSASALIGFFSMISGGVMAPLVGIAGSNNALPMAIIMLLGEAGALLFFNWMIAPAHRNMNCLE; via the coding sequence ATGACAGTAAAAAATAAAAAAAGACGGGTCTGGCTCACAATTTTTTTAGGGTTACTTGCGGCGCTTGCACCGCTTTCGACGGATATGTATTTGCCCGCGCTGCCGCTCATGCCAAATGAATTCGGCGTCGCTGCGTCGATGGTCCAGCTCACGCTTACAGCCACAATGGCAGGTATGGCCATCGGGCAAATTTTCGCTGGCCCAATCAGCGACATGAACGGTCGCCGCGGACCGCTCTTTGTCGGTCTTCTTGTTTTCGCACTTTCAACGCTCATCTGCGTATTTGCGACGTCCATTTGGGTATTTCTTGCATTCCGTTTTATTCAAGGGTTTGCCGGTGCAGTCGGCATTGTTATCGCACGTGCGATTGCACGTGATGTCTGTGAGGGGCCGGAACTCACGAAATTTTTCTCGATGCTCATGCTCGTGAACGGACTCGCACCTATCCTTGCGCCGATCGTCGGCGGCCAGATTCTGCTCGTGGCCTCATGGCGAGGCATCTTTGCTTTCCTCGTATGCATCGGTTTGGTGCTTACTGCCGCATCTTTTATCTTCAAGGAAACGCTGCCCACGGAAAAGCGTATTGCCGACATCAATTCGAGCTTCAAGAGTTTTGGCAGACTGCTAAGTGATCGGTATTTTCTCGGTCATTGCCTCATGCAGTGCTTTGCATTTGGAGCGTTCTTTGCTTATATTTCGGGGTCATCCTTTGTGTTTCAGAATATTTATGGTGTCTCTGCGCAGGTCTATAGCGGGATTTTCGGCGGGATCGGTGTGGCGATCATGTTTGGCGGCGCGTTAAGCGGACGCCTGGCGGGACGTGTATCGGACGCAACAATGCTCTGGTGGTCGCTTGTGCAGGCATTTATGGGCAGTATTCTTCTCATGGGCTGTTTCTGGTGCAAGGCTCCGTTGAGCATCGTGCTCATCGCACTGATTTTTACGATTCCAACAATATCCGTTATGGGTGCGGCAAGCTTCTCGCTTGCGATGCGAGCACATGGCAAGAATGCAGGCAGTGCTTCAGCACTCATCGGTTTCTTCTCGATGATCTCGGGTGGAGTCATGGCTCCGCTCGTAGGTATCGCCGGGAGCAACAATGCACTGCCGATGGCAATCATCATGCTGCTTGGCGAAGCAGGTGCATTGCTATTCTTCAATTGGATGATCGCTCCGGCACATCGAAACATGAATTGTCTAGAATAA
- a CDS encoding TetR/AcrR family transcriptional regulator: MHTENLSTWEKILQAATELIADKGFKETTMKDIAASADVSEMSVFRHFGSKKAILTAIMKQYSFEYPIENGLREQFTWELEHDLLLLAEMQYHFNLRNEKAILIRFKESKNLLAFDVDVKKDPSLLKEFLVRYFDEMYTRGKILKADNEKLAIYFMSFNFGLFCNKMMDVYGPITAISKKEEIIFGAKCFARGIQQ; encoded by the coding sequence ATGCATACAGAAAATCTGTCGACATGGGAGAAGATCCTGCAGGCGGCAACGGAGCTCATTGCGGATAAAGGATTCAAGGAGACGACGATGAAAGATATTGCAGCCTCCGCTGATGTGAGCGAGATGTCAGTATTTCGCCATTTCGGCTCGAAAAAGGCGATCCTTACAGCGATCATGAAACAGTATTCCTTTGAGTATCCTATAGAAAACGGCCTTCGTGAACAGTTTACCTGGGAATTGGAGCATGATCTGCTGCTCTTGGCGGAGATGCAGTATCATTTCAACTTACGCAATGAAAAGGCCATCCTTATCCGTTTCAAGGAGAGCAAGAATTTGCTTGCCTTCGATGTCGATGTAAAAAAGGATCCGAGCCTGCTCAAGGAGTTTCTCGTGAGATATTTCGACGAGATGTATACGCGGGGCAAGATTCTCAAGGCAGACAACGAAAAACTTGCAATCTATTTCATGAGTTTTAACTTCGGCTTATTCTGTAATAAAATGATGGATGTATATGGTCCAATCACTGCTATCAGCAAAAAAGAAGAAATCATTTTTGGCGCAAAGTGCTTTGCACGCGGGATACAGCAGTGA
- a CDS encoding TetR/AcrR family transcriptional regulator, with protein MRTNTQLKLIEIATPLFATKGFAAVSIREVTDAAQINISAISYHFNGKEGLYEAVLEEQLTPIQQALKLAQNNISLSSIERLTLYADQIARIHAQRPFLARFMNNEMTNPTDYGGPVIEKYISRVYQFMHIALQEGIANGDFQPDLNVAYAAVSLVGILNFYFIAKPLIQKFTLLTKDANSEYTTHAFRIYLHGIINKI; from the coding sequence ATGAGAACCAATACTCAATTAAAACTGATTGAAATAGCAACACCACTGTTTGCTACTAAAGGATTTGCCGCAGTATCTATTCGCGAAGTAACCGATGCAGCACAAATTAATATATCTGCAATTTCCTATCATTTTAACGGCAAAGAGGGTCTCTACGAGGCTGTGCTAGAAGAACAGCTAACCCCTATTCAGCAGGCCCTAAAATTAGCGCAAAATAATATTTCTCTCTCATCCATTGAGCGACTAACATTATATGCTGATCAGATTGCGCGTATCCATGCTCAGCGGCCTTTTTTAGCTCGGTTTATGAACAACGAGATGACTAATCCCACGGATTATGGCGGACCTGTTATTGAAAAGTATATTTCTCGGGTGTATCAGTTTATGCATATTGCCCTGCAGGAGGGTATTGCCAACGGTGATTTCCAACCTGACTTGAATGTTGCTTACGCAGCGGTTTCTCTGGTTGGAATTCTAAACTTTTATTTTATTGCCAAACCTCTTATTCAAAAATTTACTCTTTTAACGAAGGATGCCAATTCGGAATATACGACTCATGCTTTTCGCATTTATCTGCATGGCATTATAAATAAAATATAG
- a CDS encoding HlyD family secretion protein — translation MKLTAKFIKIFIVLLIVLGGVGTYYYLHRGEVSTDDATIDGRTVVLSPKVQGYVKALHIQDNQLVKAGDVLIEIDPTDYIVRRDRAKAALAAAQSAANASHNNLETTTVSAPSNIDAAQAQVASAQATWEKALADRQRMDSLFSAGACSQQQLDQAVATEKSTRSTLDQMRAALHSANTAPSVIAAAQDTSEQLQAQVKQAEVDLAQAENDLANTKIIAPMDGRITNRSVEIGNYVQVGQQLSSLVGTELWIVANFKETQLEHMQPGQPVDIQIDAFPNIKLRGKVDSMQAGTGGRFSLFPAENATGNFVKTVQRVPVKITFDSITDDALHLGLGMSVTPTVHTESTVSKL, via the coding sequence ATGAAACTTACTGCGAAATTTATTAAAATCTTCATCGTGCTTTTGATCGTCCTCGGCGGAGTCGGTACCTATTATTATTTGCACCGCGGCGAAGTATCAACAGATGATGCTACTATTGATGGTCGAACCGTAGTTTTAAGTCCGAAAGTGCAAGGCTATGTGAAAGCCTTGCATATTCAAGACAATCAGCTGGTTAAGGCTGGCGATGTTCTGATAGAAATCGATCCGACGGATTATATTGTCCGTCGTGATCGAGCCAAGGCTGCGTTAGCGGCTGCCCAGTCGGCAGCTAATGCTTCCCATAACAATCTGGAGACAACCACCGTTTCTGCTCCTTCAAATATTGATGCGGCACAAGCTCAAGTAGCATCTGCTCAGGCAACCTGGGAAAAGGCATTAGCTGACAGACAGCGCATGGACAGTTTGTTCAGCGCCGGTGCCTGTTCTCAGCAGCAGCTTGATCAGGCCGTCGCAACGGAAAAATCCACGCGTTCCACTCTGGACCAAATGCGCGCCGCTCTTCATTCGGCCAATACGGCACCGAGTGTGATCGCAGCGGCCCAAGACACGAGTGAGCAATTGCAGGCCCAAGTCAAGCAGGCCGAAGTCGATCTCGCACAGGCTGAAAATGATTTGGCCAATACTAAAATTATTGCCCCTATGGATGGCCGTATTACTAATCGTAGCGTGGAAATCGGCAACTATGTACAAGTCGGTCAACAGCTGTCCTCGCTGGTCGGAACGGAATTATGGATTGTTGCCAATTTCAAGGAAACCCAGCTGGAACATATGCAGCCCGGTCAACCTGTCGATATCCAGATTGATGCTTTCCCCAATATAAAGCTGCGCGGCAAAGTTGATAGTATGCAAGCTGGAACGGGAGGTCGCTTTTCTCTCTTCCCGGCAGAAAACGCTACTGGCAACTTTGTCAAGACTGTGCAGCGCGTTCCCGTGAAAATCACATTTGATAGCATAACGGATGACGCTCTCCATTTAGGGCTAGGCATGTCGGTGACACCAACTGTCCATACAGAGAGCACAGTGTCGAAATTATGA
- a CDS encoding DHA2 family efflux MFS transporter permease subunit, protein MNSAVSTPPKVNPFLVSIVVSLAAFMEVLDTTIANVALSHIAGSLGASAEESTWVLTSYLVSNGIILPLSGWLSALMGRKNFFIFCILGFTLTSFLCGIATSLPMLILFRLLQGLAGGGLQPSQQAIIKDSFPPEKLGMAFAITGITTVLAPILGPTLGGYITDNFSWRWIFFMNVPIGLLAVFLVKIMVQDPPSAQKQKVGSIDYIGLSLIALGLGALQIVLDKGQQEDWFDSSFIVIFACIAVVGLTLAIFWILQQKNPVVELKLFKIPSFSLPCLMIFFVGFALYASAMLLPMLVQTNFGYDATLSGLVLSPSGIATIIMMPVVGRLVNIVQSKYLISFGMLLTAFGMWATGLLTPQTDYTTFVLVRILQTVGLPFLFVPASTLAFSKISPESSSNASAIVSLMRNLGGSIGISLVTNKLIHSQQIEQSYLVQHLTMADPGYHSALSTYTQMISGLGIPSAQASTAAMGHIYQELLHQASILAYRDAYNFVAIILVVLAVVALFMPDNASQKKSASAASH, encoded by the coding sequence ATGAATAGTGCTGTTTCTACTCCGCCTAAAGTCAATCCCTTTCTGGTATCAATCGTCGTAAGCCTTGCTGCCTTTATGGAAGTACTAGACACAACTATTGCCAATGTCGCACTTTCACACATTGCTGGATCGCTCGGTGCCAGCGCGGAAGAAAGCACTTGGGTGTTGACCTCTTATCTTGTATCTAACGGCATCATTTTGCCACTGTCCGGCTGGTTATCCGCCCTCATGGGACGCAAGAACTTTTTTATCTTTTGCATTCTGGGATTTACGTTAACCTCGTTTTTGTGTGGCATTGCAACTTCGCTGCCAATGCTGATTTTATTTCGATTACTGCAGGGCCTAGCTGGTGGCGGCCTGCAGCCGAGCCAGCAAGCCATCATCAAGGATAGCTTTCCGCCGGAAAAGCTGGGAATGGCGTTCGCAATTACGGGTATAACAACGGTGTTGGCACCGATTCTGGGACCGACTCTGGGCGGCTATATCACCGATAATTTTAGCTGGCGCTGGATCTTTTTTATGAACGTACCCATCGGTCTGTTAGCTGTTTTTCTAGTCAAAATTATGGTCCAAGATCCGCCAAGTGCACAAAAGCAAAAAGTCGGCTCCATTGATTATATTGGCCTCAGCCTAATCGCCTTGGGCCTCGGAGCACTGCAAATTGTGCTTGATAAAGGACAGCAGGAGGATTGGTTTGACAGTTCCTTTATTGTGATCTTTGCTTGTATTGCTGTTGTAGGTCTCACTTTGGCAATCTTTTGGATATTGCAACAGAAAAATCCCGTAGTCGAGCTGAAACTCTTTAAGATCCCCAGCTTTAGTTTGCCCTGCCTGATGATTTTCTTTGTCGGCTTTGCCTTGTACGCAAGTGCCATGTTATTACCCATGCTTGTGCAAACGAACTTTGGCTATGATGCCACTCTGTCCGGTCTTGTGCTTTCGCCAAGTGGAATTGCCACCATTATTATGATGCCTGTGGTTGGCAGGCTGGTAAACATAGTTCAATCAAAATATCTCATCTCTTTCGGCATGCTGCTTACTGCTTTCGGCATGTGGGCAACAGGACTATTGACACCACAGACAGATTACACTACTTTCGTTCTTGTACGTATTCTGCAGACAGTCGGCCTTCCATTTCTGTTTGTTCCTGCCAGCACACTCGCTTTCTCGAAAATCTCACCAGAAAGCAGCAGTAATGCTTCAGCGATTGTTTCTTTGATGCGCAATCTCGGGGGGAGTATTGGCATCTCGCTCGTTACAAACAAACTTATACACAGCCAGCAGATAGAGCAATCCTATCTGGTACAACATTTAACAATGGCTGATCCCGGCTATCACAGTGCGCTTTCGACCTATACACAGATGATTTCAGGTTTGGGTATACCATCGGCGCAAGCATCAACGGCGGCTATGGGGCACATTTATCAAGAACTTCTCCATCAAGCCAGTATTCTCGCCTACAGGGATGCTTATAACTTCGTTGCCATCATATTGGTGGTTTTGGCCGTCGTTGCTCTGTTTATGCCAGACAATGCATCGCAGAAAAAAAGTGCTTCCGCTGCATCACACTAA
- a CDS encoding YukJ family protein, translated as MPIKSYGVLKCQPLQGMHAADTSHYEVHAIDNNFDYRIAINVRSQQSPPELLYYIDENFTHDILSQLENLPLEYTALESKPGSIALDYLRSNLFDYRKMKIAHPIIGPDNELAELIEKYIDLAIRTSDASVYAFGQKWGPETALRDQYFGFKPGNGMHDIHMNQGNTGQFTKDNGPYQDGGLLIHFPTNNQWIAIFLAFQSQSFDSANSN; from the coding sequence ATGCCCATAAAATCATATGGCGTCCTAAAGTGCCAGCCTCTCCAAGGAATGCATGCAGCTGATACATCTCATTATGAAGTTCATGCTATCGATAATAATTTTGACTACCGAATTGCAATTAATGTTAGATCTCAGCAATCACCACCCGAATTGCTATACTATATTGATGAAAATTTTACACATGACATTTTATCGCAACTTGAAAACCTTCCTTTAGAATATACAGCTCTTGAAAGCAAGCCAGGCAGCATAGCGCTCGACTACCTTCGCAGCAACCTTTTTGATTACCGCAAAATGAAGATCGCTCACCCTATCATAGGTCCAGACAATGAATTAGCTGAACTTATCGAAAAATACATTGACCTAGCCATTCGGACAAGTGACGCCTCAGTATATGCATTCGGACAAAAATGGGGACCGGAAACTGCACTTCGCGACCAGTATTTTGGTTTCAAGCCAGGAAATGGCATGCATGACATTCATATGAATCAGGGAAACACAGGGCAATTTACAAAAGATAATGGTCCCTACCAAGATGGTGGACTTTTAATTCATTTTCCTACAAATAATCAATGGATAGCCATCTTCTTAGCCTTCCAATCCCAGTCATTTGATTCAGCTAACTCTAATTAA
- a CDS encoding methyl-accepting chemotaxis protein: MKIKNIRTRLLLSLLPLIFVILALLSSMSYYLSNQSLTQSVNETAKAVGMDYSVRVKNDMELMLSQLDGLANTPAFRAGVDKAQLINDMAEMKKRLGTFDLITVMTPDGVGVNDTGKTVSNGDREVFKKVIATKQAAISDPLVAKTTGKLSVLLAVPVINNGQLTGVVTGSVSLEGLSNMMKDMKFLDSGYGQLADNSGVIIAHPKSQDLVGKLNLTHKKVNPDMKLPQAELDDRLINLFQKTIQSGNQTEGRYTFVDGVKQIAVFTPIDLPGDQRWVLTVAAPEEEGSKATNHLLWMMLILSIICMAITVIAIAFIAKKFAKPISVLRDECLLLAQGDLREREATSSSEDEIGQLARGFRDMRTTLRGLVGKVHSQAEQLAASSEELTASADQSAQAANQIAVSITDVATGAKEQLSAAHTTSSVVEQMSASLEQVAVTSSQVADQSTQASNRAVEGNTAVEKAVGQMAKIEQTVNVSARVVAGLGERSKEIDQIVATISGIASQTNLLALNAAIEAARAGEHGRGFAVVAEEVRKLAEQSQKATEQISTLIGEIQGDTDKAVVAMDEGTREVRLGAEVVNTAGQAFEKIVTLVTQVSDQVKEISTAIEHMAEDSEQIVGAVNRIDNLSKKATGEAQTVSAATQEQSASVEEIASSSQSLAKLAMELQEAVSKFRI; encoded by the coding sequence TTGAAAATAAAAAATATTAGGACGCGTTTGTTATTAAGCTTATTACCTTTGATTTTTGTGATATTAGCATTACTATCCAGCATGAGCTACTATCTGTCTAATCAGTCATTGACTCAAAGCGTGAATGAAACAGCTAAGGCAGTGGGGATGGATTATAGTGTTCGTGTGAAAAACGATATGGAACTCATGCTATCCCAACTGGATGGACTGGCAAATACACCGGCTTTTCGCGCAGGTGTAGATAAGGCGCAACTTATCAATGATATGGCCGAGATGAAAAAGCGGCTGGGGACCTTTGATCTTATTACCGTCATGACTCCTGATGGTGTGGGCGTCAATGATACGGGAAAAACAGTTTCCAATGGTGATCGGGAGGTTTTCAAAAAGGTAATTGCTACTAAACAGGCTGCTATTTCTGATCCGCTTGTTGCCAAGACAACTGGGAAATTGTCAGTTCTCTTAGCAGTTCCTGTTATCAATAATGGGCAATTAACCGGAGTAGTGACGGGAAGTGTTTCCTTAGAAGGACTTAGCAATATGATGAAAGATATGAAATTTCTTGATAGCGGATACGGTCAGTTAGCTGACAATTCCGGTGTAATTATTGCTCATCCGAAAAGTCAGGATTTGGTTGGTAAACTCAATTTAACACACAAGAAAGTCAATCCGGACATGAAACTGCCTCAGGCGGAACTGGATGATCGGTTGATTAATTTGTTTCAAAAAACCATTCAGTCAGGAAATCAGACTGAGGGGCGCTATACCTTTGTTGATGGTGTCAAACAAATTGCAGTATTTACCCCAATTGATCTGCCTGGAGATCAACGCTGGGTATTGACAGTAGCAGCACCAGAAGAAGAGGGCTCAAAAGCAACTAATCATTTGTTATGGATGATGCTTATCTTATCGATTATATGCATGGCTATTACGGTCATAGCCATTGCTTTTATAGCTAAAAAGTTCGCAAAACCTATTTCCGTGTTGAGAGATGAATGTCTGCTTCTTGCACAGGGAGACTTGCGTGAGCGTGAAGCAACCAGTTCTTCTGAAGATGAAATCGGACAATTGGCTAGAGGATTTCGGGACATGCGGACCACCCTGCGCGGTTTAGTAGGAAAAGTGCATTCACAAGCTGAACAATTGGCGGCTTCAAGTGAAGAACTGACAGCAAGTGCGGATCAGTCCGCACAGGCGGCAAATCAAATTGCTGTGTCGATTACGGATGTTGCAACAGGGGCAAAAGAGCAGCTGAGTGCAGCGCATACGACGTCTTCTGTCGTAGAACAGATGTCAGCTAGTTTAGAACAAGTAGCGGTTACCAGTAGTCAGGTGGCGGATCAATCAACTCAGGCTTCGAATCGAGCTGTTGAAGGCAACACAGCGGTAGAGAAGGCAGTAGGGCAAATGGCGAAAATTGAACAAACGGTCAATGTTTCAGCCAGAGTTGTAGCGGGACTTGGGGAACGCTCCAAGGAAATTGACCAGATTGTTGCGACAATCTCCGGTATTGCGAGTCAAACCAATTTATTAGCGCTAAATGCCGCGATTGAAGCTGCCAGAGCCGGAGAGCATGGTCGTGGATTTGCCGTAGTAGCTGAAGAAGTGCGCAAACTGGCTGAACAATCACAGAAGGCTACTGAGCAGATTTCTACGTTAATCGGTGAAATTCAGGGAGATACCGACAAAGCGGTAGTCGCAATGGATGAGGGTACTCGGGAAGTCCGATTAGGTGCTGAAGTAGTTAATACGGCGGGCCAGGCTTTCGAGAAAATTGTGACGTTGGTAACGCAAGTATCAGATCAAGTGAAGGAAATTTCTACTGCGATTGAGCACATGGCGGAAGATAGTGAGCAAATTGTGGGAGCAGTGAATCGTATCGACAACTTGAGCAAAAAGGCAACAGGTGAGGCGCAGACAGTATCAGCGGCTACACAGGAACAATCTGCATCTGTTGAAGAAATAGCTTCTTCCAGTCAAAGTTTGGCCAAGCTGGCGATGGAACTGCAAGAAGCTGTCAGCAAATTTCGTATTTAG
- a CDS encoding PTS galactitol transporter subunit IIC: MDLFIIFKSIIKAGPTVLLPIVIFLFAVCFRLSIGKAIQSALTVGAAFAGLKLVIEFLAKSLGPATKAMVTHMGVQLNVIDMGFATVAAIGWSSPIVPLMVLALLGTNIALLLLNKTNTLTVDIWNYHHALTVGTFVYFETDNVTVAVAAAACTGMFVYKMADWASPLVSKYYKLPGVTIPAIHALMNLPIAVPINWLFDRIPGFNKIDFNMETLRKYFGVFGQPLMIGLILGVGIGFLSGYDPYQAFGLGINMAAAMMLLPKMTHLFVEGLKPISEQARKVTDKKFKGRKILIGLDPAVLLGDAAVITTALLMVPILLGLAVIIPGNKLLPFADLAALPYKVAMVVALTNGNIFRSLILCTIAFIPYFYLGTWTAPMVTAAATTVGLGDSIPAGMMISSLTGTTMPITFIIYKVFVGNLMITVPILLGVFFAIWFFMEKKVMPKVELRDSI, from the coding sequence ATGGATTTGTTTATTATTTTTAAGAGCATTATTAAGGCCGGGCCGACGGTTTTGCTTCCGATAGTTATTTTTCTATTTGCCGTTTGTTTTCGACTATCTATAGGTAAAGCAATACAAAGTGCATTAACTGTTGGCGCTGCCTTTGCAGGGTTGAAGTTAGTTATTGAGTTTTTGGCAAAAAGTTTAGGTCCTGCAACAAAAGCGATGGTTACACATATGGGCGTTCAATTGAATGTGATTGATATGGGTTTTGCCACAGTAGCTGCCATTGGCTGGAGCTCGCCTATTGTGCCCTTGATGGTTTTAGCACTTCTAGGGACGAACATTGCTTTATTGCTGCTCAATAAGACGAATACCTTAACTGTTGATATTTGGAATTATCATCATGCTCTCACTGTTGGTACTTTCGTTTACTTTGAGACGGACAACGTGACTGTTGCTGTGGCAGCAGCTGCTTGTACAGGGATGTTTGTGTATAAAATGGCGGACTGGGCTTCTCCGCTCGTAAGCAAGTATTACAAATTACCCGGTGTCACAATTCCGGCTATTCATGCCTTGATGAACTTGCCAATTGCGGTTCCGATTAATTGGCTGTTCGATCGAATACCGGGATTCAATAAGATCGATTTTAACATGGAAACGCTGCGAAAATATTTTGGCGTTTTTGGACAACCCTTGATGATTGGTTTAATTCTCGGCGTGGGTATTGGTTTTTTATCTGGCTATGATCCCTATCAAGCTTTTGGTCTAGGCATCAATATGGCGGCAGCCATGATGCTGTTGCCCAAAATGACGCATTTATTTGTCGAGGGGTTAAAACCGATTTCAGAACAAGCCAGAAAGGTGACGGACAAGAAATTTAAGGGAAGAAAGATTCTGATTGGACTCGATCCGGCTGTTCTCTTAGGTGACGCTGCTGTTATTACAACGGCATTATTGATGGTGCCGATTTTGCTTGGACTTGCTGTCATTATACCCGGTAACAAGCTTTTACCTTTTGCTGACTTAGCTGCGCTACCCTATAAGGTAGCGATGGTTGTTGCTTTGACAAATGGGAATATATTCCGAAGCCTTATTTTATGTACTATTGCTTTTATTCCTTATTTTTACCTGGGAACATGGACAGCACCTATGGTTACGGCAGCTGCAACAACGGTCGGATTAGGTGACAGTATTCCAGCGGGCATGATGATTAGTTCGCTGACAGGTACGACGATGCCTATTACCTTTATCATTTATAAAGTATTTGTGGGAAATCTCATGATTACTGTGCCGATATTATTAGGCGTATTTTTCGCTATCTGGTTCTTTATGGAGAAAAAAGTGATGCCAAAAGTAGAGTTAAGAGATAGTATTTAG